Proteins encoded together in one Riemerella anatipestifer window:
- a CDS encoding lipoprotein signal peptidase produces MKKIAFVTILVLLLDQLSKIYIKTNFELNESVRVLPGFRLTFVENPGMAYGLQFGGLIGKYFLVITRVVLIGVMVHIFRKWLKEGASNYRLIPMAMIFAGAIGNLIDGMFYGLIFDTGTVFDDSIGRWIGYDGVSHITAFGQGYSHFMKGCVVDMFHFDMIDWYVPENYPVIGGTRIQFFKYIFNVADAAITVGVSVLFLFRRKAFPNGLEF; encoded by the coding sequence ATGAAGAAGATAGCATTTGTAACTATTTTGGTATTGCTTTTAGACCAACTTTCCAAAATCTATATTAAAACTAATTTTGAACTCAACGAATCTGTGAGAGTTTTGCCAGGTTTTAGATTAACCTTTGTAGAAAATCCAGGTATGGCTTATGGTTTACAGTTCGGAGGACTTATTGGTAAATACTTTTTAGTAATTACTAGAGTGGTTCTTATTGGAGTGATGGTTCATATCTTTAGAAAATGGCTTAAAGAAGGAGCATCTAACTATAGACTTATACCTATGGCAATGATATTTGCAGGAGCGATAGGGAACTTAATAGATGGTATGTTTTATGGGCTTATCTTTGATACAGGAACGGTGTTTGATGACAGTATAGGGCGATGGATAGGCTACGATGGAGTTTCTCATATTACAGCTTTTGGGCAAGGTTACTCTCATTTTATGAAAGGTTGTGTGGTAGATATGTTTCATTTTGATATGATTGATTGGTATGTGCCAGAAAATTATCCTGTAATTGGTGGTACTAGAATTCAGTTTTTTAAATATATCTTTAATGTGGCAGACGCCGCTATTACAGTTGGTGTGAGTGTATTGTTTTTGTTCAGAAGAAAAGCCTTTCCTAACGGATTAGAGTTTTAA
- a CDS encoding SanA/YdcF family protein encodes MKKLGKVLLITCVLSIVSVVTVVLWCNHIIKTQSENYIFSNISDVPTKKVGLVLGTSKYLQNGIPNYYFKYRIDAAAELYKNGKVQYFIVSGDNSRKDYNETEDMKLDLMAHGIPENHIYQDFAGFRTLDSVIRAEDIFGQKTFIIILQKFHNERAVYLARKNGLEAYGYNAQDVNAYAGFKTQLREYFARVKVFYDLLLGVEPKYSGDKIEI; translated from the coding sequence ATGAAAAAACTAGGGAAAGTTCTGCTAATTACATGTGTCTTATCCATTGTTAGTGTAGTAACGGTAGTATTGTGGTGTAACCATATCATTAAAACCCAGTCCGAAAATTATATCTTTAGCAACATTTCTGATGTGCCAACTAAAAAAGTTGGACTTGTTCTAGGAACGAGCAAATATCTCCAAAATGGTATTCCTAATTATTACTTTAAATATAGAATAGATGCGGCAGCGGAGCTTTATAAAAATGGCAAAGTGCAGTATTTTATTGTAAGTGGAGACAATTCTCGTAAAGACTACAACGAAACTGAGGATATGAAGCTAGATTTAATGGCTCACGGCATTCCTGAAAATCATATTTATCAAGATTTTGCGGGATTTAGAACATTAGACTCTGTAATAAGAGCGGAAGATATCTTTGGTCAAAAGACATTTATCATTATTTTACAAAAATTCCATAATGAACGAGCCGTTTATTTGGCTAGGAAAAATGGTTTAGAAGCGTATGGATACAATGCTCAAGATGTAAATGCCTATGCTGGGTTTAAAACCCAACTCAGAGAATACTTTGCAAGGGTAAAAGTCTTTTACGATTTATTATTAGGGGTAGAGCCTAAGTATAGCGGTGATAAAATTGAAATATAG
- the lepA gene encoding translation elongation factor 4, whose product MKNIRNFCIIAHIDHGKSTLADRLLEYTNTVTQRELQAQTLDDMDLEKERGITIKSHAIQMDYEYKGEKYVLNLIDTPGHVDFSYEVSRSIAACEGALLIVDAAQSIQAQTISNLYLALENDLEIIPVLNKIDLPSANPEEVTDEIMNLLGCEYEDVLRVSGKTGEGVHELLEQIVERIPAPKGEPDAPLQALIFDSVYNPFRGIEAYFKVVNGKIRKGEKVKFMATDKTYEADEVGTLKLKQQPKQEIKCGDVGYIISGIKDAREVKVGDTITSVENPATAPIEGFEEVKPMVFAGIYPVESEDFEELRTSLEKLRLNDASLVFEPESSAALGFGFRCGFLGMLHMEIVQERLDREFNMNVITTVPNVSYHGYSKKEPEVPILINNPSEMMDPTVMDRVEEPYIKASIITKSDFVGAVMTLCIEKRGEIVNQSYLTSDRVELVFNMPLAEVVFDFYDRLKSISKGYASFDYHPIGFRASKLVKMDILINGDMVDALSSLIHQDNAYGIGKKMCEKLRELIPRQQFDIAVQAALGTKVIARETIKALRKDVTAKCYGGDISRKRKLLEKQKEGKKKMKQIGRVEVPQSAFMAVLKLND is encoded by the coding sequence ATGAAGAATATAAGAAACTTTTGCATTATAGCCCATATAGACCACGGTAAATCTACTTTGGCAGATAGGCTTTTAGAATATACCAATACGGTAACACAAAGAGAACTCCAAGCCCAAACTTTGGACGATATGGATTTGGAAAAAGAGCGAGGAATTACCATAAAATCTCACGCCATACAAATGGACTACGAGTATAAGGGTGAAAAATATGTTCTTAACCTTATTGATACCCCGGGGCATGTGGATTTTTCCTATGAAGTATCTAGGTCTATAGCAGCGTGTGAAGGGGCATTGCTGATTGTAGATGCCGCACAAAGTATTCAGGCACAAACAATTTCTAACCTTTATCTAGCATTAGAAAATGATTTGGAAATCATCCCTGTACTTAACAAGATTGACTTGCCGTCTGCAAACCCAGAAGAGGTTACAGATGAAATAATGAACTTATTGGGCTGTGAGTACGAAGATGTTTTAAGAGTTTCAGGGAAAACAGGAGAAGGTGTACACGAGCTTTTAGAGCAGATTGTGGAAAGGATACCAGCTCCTAAGGGCGAGCCAGATGCTCCGCTACAAGCTTTAATTTTTGATTCTGTTTATAACCCTTTTAGAGGGATAGAAGCCTATTTTAAAGTAGTTAATGGCAAGATAAGAAAAGGCGAGAAAGTTAAGTTTATGGCTACCGATAAAACTTACGAGGCAGATGAGGTAGGGACATTAAAACTAAAACAACAGCCAAAACAAGAAATCAAGTGTGGAGATGTAGGCTATATTATTTCTGGGATTAAAGATGCCAGAGAGGTTAAAGTGGGAGACACTATTACAAGTGTAGAAAACCCAGCTACTGCTCCAATAGAAGGTTTTGAGGAGGTAAAACCGATGGTTTTTGCAGGGATTTATCCAGTAGAAAGTGAGGATTTTGAAGAGCTAAGAACCTCTTTAGAAAAACTTAGGCTAAACGATGCTTCTTTGGTTTTTGAACCAGAAAGTTCAGCAGCGTTAGGCTTTGGTTTTAGATGTGGATTCTTAGGAATGCTCCATATGGAAATTGTTCAGGAAAGGTTAGATAGAGAATTCAATATGAATGTCATCACTACGGTTCCCAATGTATCCTACCACGGATATAGCAAGAAAGAGCCGGAAGTGCCAATCCTTATCAATAACCCTTCGGAAATGATGGACCCAACGGTAATGGATAGAGTAGAAGAGCCTTATATTAAAGCCTCTATCATTACCAAATCTGATTTCGTAGGAGCTGTAATGACGCTTTGTATAGAAAAACGAGGAGAAATTGTTAATCAAAGCTATCTAACTTCCGATAGAGTGGAGCTTGTCTTTAATATGCCTCTTGCAGAGGTGGTTTTTGATTTCTATGACAGATTAAAATCCATTTCTAAAGGTTATGCTTCCTTTGATTATCACCCAATAGGTTTCCGTGCTTCTAAATTAGTTAAGATGGATATTCTTATCAACGGAGATATGGTGGACGCATTATCTTCTCTCATACACCAAGATAATGCCTATGGTATTGGTAAAAAAATGTGTGAGAAGTTGAGAGAGCTTATTCCTAGACAACAGTTTGATATAGCAGTACAAGCGGCTTTAGGAACTAAAGTTATCGCGAGGGAAACCATAAAAGCTTTAAGAAAAGACGTTACAGCAAAATGTTATGGTGGAGATATTTCAAGAAAAAGAAAACTCTTAGAGAAGCAGAAGGAAGGTAAAAAGAAAATGAAGCAGATAGGGCGAGTAGAAGTTCCACAATCGGCATTTATGGCGGTACTAAAGCTAAATGATTAA
- a CDS encoding HesB/IscA family protein, translating into MIKVSDQAKDKAVQLMAEDGFNPSEDFIRVGVKSGGCSGLEYVLKFDNQTTDTDQIFEDNGIKIVMDKKSILYLAGTTLEYSGGLNGKGFVFNNPNAARTCGCGESFSL; encoded by the coding sequence ATGATAAAAGTATCAGACCAAGCTAAAGATAAAGCTGTTCAGCTTATGGCAGAAGATGGGTTTAATCCTAGTGAAGATTTCATTAGGGTAGGCGTTAAGAGTGGAGGCTGTTCTGGGTTAGAATATGTGTTGAAATTCGATAATCAGACCACGGATACAGACCAAATCTTTGAAGATAACGGAATTAAAATAGTGATGGACAAAAAATCAATTCTCTATTTAGCAGGGACAACTTTGGAATATTCTGGAGGTCTTAACGGAAAAGGATTTGTGTTTAACAATCCAAATGCTGCTAGAACTTGTGGTTGTGGGGAGAGTTTTTCGCTATAG
- the sufB gene encoding Fe-S cluster assembly protein SufB translates to MAKYTEDDLREDLKNKEYEAGFYTDIEYEDFPTGLNEDIIRQISAKKNEPEWMTEWRLESFRIWQKMEEPDWANVKYEKPDFQAIKYYAAPKKKPELASLDEVDPELLKTFEKLGISLDEQKRLTGVAVDVVMDSVSVKTTFQETLKEKGIIFCSISEAIQEYPDLVKKYIGKVVPRGDNFYAALNSAVFSDGSFCYIPKGVKCPMELSTYFRINQAGTGQFERTLVVADEGSYVSYLEGCTAPSRDENQLHAAVVELIAMEGAEIKYSTVQNWYPGDESGKGGVFNFVTKRGLCEKDAKISWTQVETGSAVTWKYPSCILKGDNSIGEFYSIAVTNNHQWADTGTKMIHIGKNTKSTIISKGISAGKSNNSYRGLVKVMPSAKGARNFSQCDSLLMGNECGAHTFPYIEIKDPSAQLEHEATTSKIGEDQIFYCNQRGLDTEKAIALIVNGFSKEVLNKLPMEFAIEAQKLLEISLEGSVG, encoded by the coding sequence ATGGCAAAATATACAGAAGACGATTTAAGGGAAGACCTTAAAAATAAAGAATACGAAGCAGGTTTTTATACGGATATAGAATATGAAGATTTCCCTACGGGGCTTAATGAAGATATTATTCGTCAGATTTCAGCAAAGAAAAATGAACCAGAATGGATGACAGAATGGAGGCTGGAGTCTTTCCGTATTTGGCAAAAAATGGAAGAGCCAGACTGGGCAAATGTAAAGTATGAAAAGCCAGACTTCCAAGCCATAAAGTATTATGCAGCTCCTAAAAAGAAACCAGAATTAGCAAGTCTAGATGAGGTAGACCCAGAGTTACTAAAAACTTTTGAGAAGCTAGGCATCTCTTTAGATGAGCAGAAAAGGCTTACAGGTGTTGCCGTAGATGTGGTGATGGATTCTGTATCAGTAAAGACTACTTTTCAGGAAACATTGAAAGAGAAAGGTATTATTTTTTGCTCTATATCAGAAGCGATACAAGAGTATCCTGACTTAGTTAAAAAGTATATTGGTAAAGTAGTGCCAAGAGGAGATAATTTCTATGCAGCACTTAACTCGGCGGTGTTTTCAGATGGCTCTTTCTGTTACATACCTAAAGGTGTAAAATGTCCTATGGAACTTTCTACTTATTTCCGTATCAATCAAGCGGGAACAGGGCAGTTTGAAAGAACTTTAGTGGTGGCAGATGAGGGAAGTTATGTCTCTTATTTGGAAGGTTGTACAGCTCCTTCGAGAGATGAAAATCAGCTTCATGCTGCGGTGGTAGAACTTATCGCGATGGAAGGTGCTGAAATCAAGTACTCTACTGTTCAAAACTGGTATCCTGGAGACGAAAGTGGTAAAGGAGGAGTGTTTAACTTTGTTACCAAAAGAGGACTTTGTGAGAAAGATGCTAAAATTTCTTGGACGCAGGTAGAAACAGGTTCGGCGGTAACTTGGAAATACCCTAGCTGCATTTTGAAAGGCGATAATTCTATTGGAGAATTTTATTCTATTGCCGTAACCAACAATCATCAGTGGGCAGACACAGGGACGAAGATGATACACATCGGGAAGAATACCAAATCTACCATCATCTCTAAAGGAATTTCTGCAGGGAAGTCCAACAATTCTTACAGAGGATTAGTAAAAGTAATGCCTTCGGCAAAAGGGGCTAGAAATTTCTCCCAGTGCGACTCCCTTTTAATGGGGAATGAATGTGGTGCTCATACCTTCCCATATATTGAAATTAAAGACCCTTCGGCACAGCTAGAACACGAGGCTACCACTAGTAAAATAGGGGAAGACCAAATTTTCTATTGTAATCAAAGAGGTTTGGATACTGAAAAAGCTATCGCCCTTATCGTAAACGGATTTAGCAAAGAGGTACTTAACAAACTCCCGATGGAGTTTGCCATAGAAGCCCAAAAACTCCTAGAAATTAGTTTAGAAGGAAGCGTAGGATAG
- a CDS encoding substrate-binding domain-containing protein codes for MKQWFLFIYLVICVRVMAQADTLYVYGPGGPYAPINEAAQIFAKRNNLNIKVTKGPFSQWKDKARNNAHLIYSGAEFMMTQFISELGNVQEQTVYPLYLRKSGLIVRKGNPKNIKTLKDLMKSELRIMVVNGAGLTGVWEDIAGKTQDIEVLRKIRKNIVLFAENSGQAQSFWAKDPSIDVWISWNIWQKNNTGSADFVSLEDRYTTYRDCGIALTAYGEANPKALEFYQFLKGKEVQALFEKQGWIERNPSAQKKKEDRKPQKVYSRKEKLSSLKQKKEGLLINHQS; via the coding sequence ATGAAACAATGGTTTTTATTTATCTATCTGGTAATTTGTGTTAGAGTGATGGCACAGGCGGATACGCTTTATGTTTATGGTCCAGGCGGTCCTTATGCGCCCATAAATGAGGCGGCACAAATCTTTGCTAAAAGAAATAACCTAAATATTAAGGTAACCAAAGGTCCATTTTCGCAATGGAAAGACAAGGCACGAAACAATGCCCATTTAATTTATAGCGGAGCAGAGTTTATGATGACCCAGTTCATTTCAGAGTTAGGAAATGTGCAGGAGCAGACCGTTTATCCTCTTTATTTGAGGAAATCTGGGCTTATCGTAAGAAAAGGAAATCCTAAGAACATTAAAACTTTAAAAGATTTAATGAAGTCCGAACTTAGAATAATGGTGGTTAATGGGGCAGGACTTACGGGAGTATGGGAAGATATTGCAGGGAAAACACAAGATATAGAGGTGCTAAGGAAGATTAGAAAAAACATCGTCTTATTTGCTGAAAATAGCGGACAGGCTCAAAGCTTTTGGGCGAAAGACCCTAGCATAGATGTCTGGATTTCTTGGAATATTTGGCAAAAAAATAACACCGGGAGTGCTGATTTTGTATCTTTGGAAGATAGATATACCACTTATAGAGATTGTGGGATAGCTCTTACAGCCTACGGAGAGGCTAATCCTAAAGCCTTAGAGTTCTATCAATTTCTAAAAGGTAAAGAGGTACAAGCCCTTTTTGAAAAACAAGGTTGGATAGAACGAAACCCATCTGCCCAGAAAAAAAAGGAAGATAGGAAACCTCAAAAGGTATATTCCCGAAAAGAAAAGCTATCTTCCTTAAAGCAAAAGAAAGAAGGTTTATTGATAAATCATCAGTCCTAA